The Leucobacter sp. UCMA 4100 genome window below encodes:
- a CDS encoding inorganic phosphate transporter: protein MDFTLIVLLVIALALFFDFTNGFHDTANAMATPIATGALKPKTAVLLAAVLNLVGAFLSTEVAKTISGGIINEGDGGVLITPELIFAGLLGAIVWNLVTWLYGLPSSSSHALFGGLIGAAVVGAGVTAINGGGVLSKVLIPAVAAPLTAGLVAFTATKVAYAITRRHDGKPDGRGHFRYAQIASSSLIALAHGTNDAQKTMGIITLTLIASGHQEAGTGPHLWVIVACALAIAIGTYSGGWRIIRTLGSGLTEVKPAQGFAAETSTAATILASTHLGFALSTTQVASGSVIGSGLGRRGSTVRWRTAGRIGLGWLMTLPASAAIGAIAALIAHLGTVGLIIDAVIGLGVILFIFWRSSRNKVHAGNAVPVPDVAESGHAIRIKQAKVRRVKTETGTLPPLTNIAMSAATEDKERKRALKAAQKAAKEAAKREKKERKQNGTNK from the coding sequence TTGGATTTCACACTCATTGTGCTGCTAGTTATTGCGCTAGCCCTGTTTTTTGACTTCACGAACGGATTCCACGATACCGCGAATGCGATGGCTACCCCCATCGCGACCGGTGCGCTGAAACCCAAAACGGCGGTGCTGTTAGCCGCGGTGCTCAACCTTGTTGGCGCGTTCCTCTCTACCGAGGTCGCGAAAACGATTTCGGGTGGCATCATCAACGAGGGCGACGGGGGAGTGCTCATCACTCCCGAGCTCATTTTCGCAGGCCTCTTGGGTGCGATCGTTTGGAACCTCGTGACCTGGCTGTACGGCTTGCCCTCCAGCTCTTCACACGCCCTCTTCGGCGGCCTCATTGGCGCCGCGGTTGTTGGCGCCGGCGTCACCGCGATTAACGGTGGAGGCGTGCTCTCAAAGGTGCTCATTCCCGCCGTTGCGGCGCCGCTCACCGCCGGGCTCGTTGCCTTCACCGCAACGAAGGTCGCGTATGCCATCACTCGGCGTCACGACGGTAAGCCCGACGGGCGAGGCCACTTTCGCTACGCTCAGATCGCCTCGTCATCGCTCATCGCACTCGCACACGGTACGAACGACGCGCAGAAGACGATGGGCATCATTACCCTCACGCTCATTGCGTCGGGGCACCAGGAGGCAGGAACGGGCCCTCACCTCTGGGTTATCGTCGCCTGTGCCCTGGCTATTGCCATCGGCACGTACTCGGGTGGCTGGCGCATCATTCGTACGCTCGGTTCGGGTCTGACCGAGGTCAAGCCAGCTCAGGGCTTTGCTGCTGAGACCTCGACGGCAGCTACCATTCTTGCCTCGACCCACCTCGGTTTCGCCCTGTCGACCACGCAGGTCGCCTCAGGCTCGGTGATCGGCTCGGGCCTCGGCCGCCGCGGATCAACGGTGCGCTGGCGCACCGCGGGCCGCATTGGCCTCGGTTGGCTGATGACGCTTCCCGCTTCGGCCGCCATTGGTGCCATCGCGGCGCTGATCGCCCACCTCGGCACCGTCGGTCTGATTATCGACGCGGTGATTGGACTCGGCGTAATCCTCTTCATCTTCTGGCGCTCGAGCCGTAACAAGGTGCACGCTGGCAACGCCGTTCCCGTTCCAGACGTTGCCGAGTCGGGCCACGCTATTCGTATCAAGCAGGCGAAGGTTCGCCGCGTGAAGACCGAGACCGGCACGCTGCCCCCGCTCACGAACATCGCAATGTCGGCAGCGACTGAAGACAAGGAGCGCAAGCGCGCTCTGAAGGCTGCGCAGAAGGCCGCGAAAGAAGCTGCGAAGCGCGAGAAAAAAGAACGTAAGCAGAACGGTACAAACAAATGA
- the mca gene encoding mycothiol conjugate amidase Mca, which translates to MALRLMAVHAHPDDESSKGAATYAHYLNQGAEVMVVSCTGGERGDILNELAARHPKSGFDLAGQRREEMANATRIIGFEHRWLGYEDSGYVPEGDPVPPNSFGNIPIEVSAEPLVALIREFKPHVIVTYNERGGYPHADHIRCHEISYRAWQVAGDPTVYPEAGEAWQPLKLYYEEIFNLNRAERVLEVVREREPESALVEMLNGYVERVKDRPVSHTTSVNVGGFFENRDEALRAHASQVEPDHPFFFWPNDLLREAWPFEDYRLAESRVETQMPEDDLFAGIEESSHL; encoded by the coding sequence ATGGCCTTGCGATTGATGGCGGTGCACGCTCACCCTGACGACGAGTCGAGCAAGGGAGCGGCAACCTACGCGCATTACCTGAATCAGGGCGCAGAGGTCATGGTTGTGAGCTGCACCGGCGGCGAACGCGGTGACATACTCAACGAGCTTGCGGCGAGACATCCGAAGAGTGGCTTCGACCTCGCGGGGCAGCGACGCGAAGAGATGGCCAACGCGACCCGCATCATTGGTTTTGAACACCGCTGGCTGGGGTACGAAGATTCGGGCTACGTTCCCGAGGGAGACCCCGTGCCCCCGAATTCTTTCGGCAATATTCCCATCGAGGTCTCGGCAGAGCCGCTGGTAGCCCTCATTCGCGAGTTCAAGCCGCACGTCATCGTGACCTACAACGAGCGCGGCGGCTACCCCCACGCCGACCATATTCGGTGCCACGAGATCTCGTATCGGGCTTGGCAGGTCGCAGGCGATCCCACGGTGTACCCCGAGGCTGGCGAGGCTTGGCAGCCGCTGAAGCTCTACTACGAAGAGATCTTTAACCTGAATCGGGCCGAACGCGTACTTGAAGTGGTGCGCGAGCGAGAGCCCGAGTCTGCACTCGTCGAGATGCTCAATGGCTACGTCGAGCGCGTGAAAGATCGTCCGGTCTCACACACCACGAGCGTGAACGTTGGTGGCTTTTTCGAAAACCGCGATGAAGCCCTGCGCGCCCACGCGTCGCAGGTTGAGCCCGACCACCCATTTTTCTTCTGGCCAAACGACCTGCTGCGTGAGGCATGGCCATTCGAAGACTACCGGCTCGCTGAGAGCCGTGTTGAAACGCAGATGCCTGAAGACGACCTCTTCGCGGGCATCGAAGAATCGTCACATCTCTAA
- a CDS encoding mycoredoxin — translation MSEVNDFLPEQGAITMFSTDWCGYCRRLKTMLDHEGIGYTEVNIEHTPGTPELVETLNGGNQTVPTVIFADGTAATNPSLAEVRARI, via the coding sequence ATGAGCGAAGTCAACGATTTTCTGCCCGAACAGGGTGCCATCACGATGTTCTCAACCGACTGGTGCGGCTACTGCAGGCGCCTCAAAACGATGCTCGACCACGAGGGCATAGGCTACACCGAGGTGAACATCGAGCACACCCCCGGCACACCCGAACTCGTCGAAACCCTCAACGGGGGCAATCAGACGGTACCCACCGTCATTTTTGCCGACGGAACCGCAGCGACGAACCCGTCGCTCGCAGAGGTGAGGGCACGCATCTAG
- the trhA gene encoding PAQR family membrane homeostasis protein TrhA, whose amino-acid sequence MTQADADKHSFTVPTVIKPLLRGWLHLGTVPIALVGGIVLVILAKGPIAKWGAAVYFATSLLLFGVSALYHRVNWSPKNYAMMRRFDHANIFLLIAGTYTPLALGTLPLDKAKVLLIAVWSGAIVGVLFRMFWLNAPRWIYVPLYIALGWAAVFYLKDIAEGSFAAMILVVIGGLLYTLGAIVYAFKWPNPSPKNFGFHEIFHSFTVLAFFCHWAAALLSVLSPVYLR is encoded by the coding sequence ATGACGCAGGCTGACGCAGACAAGCACTCATTCACCGTTCCCACGGTCATCAAGCCCCTGCTGCGCGGGTGGCTGCATCTCGGCACGGTGCCCATCGCGCTCGTTGGCGGCATCGTGCTCGTGATTCTTGCAAAAGGGCCCATCGCGAAGTGGGGCGCGGCCGTCTACTTCGCCACGAGTCTGCTGCTCTTCGGTGTCTCGGCGCTCTACCACCGCGTGAACTGGAGCCCTAAGAACTACGCCATGATGCGGCGCTTCGACCACGCCAACATCTTCCTACTTATCGCGGGCACCTACACGCCGCTCGCGCTCGGCACACTGCCGCTCGACAAGGCGAAGGTGCTCCTCATCGCTGTCTGGAGTGGCGCTATCGTCGGCGTACTGTTTCGCATGTTCTGGCTCAATGCCCCGCGGTGGATCTACGTGCCGCTGTACATCGCCCTCGGCTGGGCAGCGGTGTTCTACCTCAAGGACATCGCAGAAGGTAGCTTCGCAGCGATGATTCTCGTGGTGATCGGCGGCCTGCTCTACACGCTCGGCGCGATCGTGTATGCCTTCAAGTGGCCCAACCCTTCGCCAAAGAATTTTGGCTTTCACGAGATCTTTCACTCGTTCACGGTGCTCGCCTTTTTCTGCCACTGGGCAGCGGCACTGCTCTCGGTGCTCTCGCCCGTGTACCTGCGGTAG
- a CDS encoding isoprenyl transferase codes for MRGEKRRAEANGLLYRIYEQRLRREIDPERVPGHIAMIVDGNRRWAKQRLMERASYGHRAGAKKVPEFLGWCEEFGVKVVTLYLLSADNLTNREGGELDDLFDIIADLAGELVSHENWRVQHVGSTQSLPENLKTALHLAEETSRGRDGLHINLAVGYGGRSEIIEAVRQVVERHRAEGGTLESLAEVIRPETIGENLWTKGQPDPDLMIRTSGEQRLSDFMIWQSAHSEFYFVEALYPDLREVDFLRALRDYSKRSRRFGA; via the coding sequence GTGAGAGGTGAAAAGCGACGAGCAGAGGCCAATGGCCTGCTGTACCGCATCTATGAGCAGCGCCTCAGACGTGAGATCGACCCCGAGCGGGTGCCTGGCCACATCGCAATGATCGTTGACGGGAACAGGCGCTGGGCCAAGCAACGGCTCATGGAGCGTGCCTCGTATGGTCACCGCGCTGGTGCCAAGAAAGTGCCCGAGTTTCTCGGGTGGTGCGAGGAGTTTGGCGTCAAAGTGGTGACGCTGTATTTACTCTCAGCAGATAACTTGACGAACCGAGAAGGTGGGGAGCTCGACGATCTCTTCGACATCATCGCCGATCTTGCCGGTGAGCTTGTCTCGCACGAAAACTGGCGAGTGCAGCACGTTGGCTCAACGCAGAGCCTGCCAGAGAACCTGAAGACGGCACTGCACCTCGCCGAAGAGACGAGTCGCGGCCGCGACGGCCTGCATATCAACCTCGCTGTTGGTTACGGCGGCCGAAGCGAGATCATCGAGGCTGTGCGCCAGGTGGTTGAACGCCACAGGGCCGAGGGCGGCACGCTCGAATCGCTCGCTGAGGTGATTCGCCCTGAAACGATCGGCGAAAACCTCTGGACAAAGGGCCAGCCAGACCCCGACCTCATGATTCGCACCTCAGGCGAGCAACGCCTCAGCGACTTCATGATCTGGCAGTCGGCGCACTCTGAGTTTTACTTTGTCGAGGCGCTCTACCCAGACCTGCGTGAGGTTGATTTCCTGCGTGCCCTGCGCGACTACTCGAAGCGTTCGCGCCGATTCGGCGCTTAG
- the ilvA gene encoding threonine ammonia-lyase, translating to MTVWSPTLAEFEEALEVVHQVTQPTPLESSRYLAEVLEVPRVFMKCENLQRTGAYKIRGAYNKLSQLSAEERARGVVAASAGNHAQGVAFAARELGIKATIFTPLGVALPKLQATRSYGAEVVLQGTDVEAALKAAKEFSETTGALFIPPFDDKDIITGQGTIALEVLEVEPDIETLIVPIGGGGLISGVAAAAKQWAAREGKTMRVIGVQAETTAAFLPALSAGEPVTIKATPTIADGIAVARAGMLNYGVVAQYVDEIVTVSDDDIARAILILLERAKMVVEPAGAAAVAAILAGKVKAVGQTAVVLSGGNIDPILLQRVIGHGLAAASRYQKLRILLPDRPGELVRTAQIVAANDANVIEVLHTRHGTGLPISDVELELHIETRGREHGEAVVAALSADGYEVRLEDRY from the coding sequence ATGACCGTGTGGAGCCCCACACTTGCAGAGTTCGAAGAAGCTCTTGAAGTAGTACACCAGGTAACCCAGCCGACGCCGCTCGAATCGTCGCGGTACCTCGCCGAGGTGCTCGAGGTGCCGCGCGTCTTCATGAAGTGTGAGAACCTTCAGCGAACCGGGGCCTACAAGATTCGTGGCGCCTACAACAAGCTCTCGCAGCTTTCGGCAGAGGAGCGAGCACGCGGCGTGGTCGCCGCTTCTGCCGGTAACCACGCGCAGGGCGTCGCCTTCGCTGCACGAGAGCTCGGCATTAAAGCGACGATCTTCACTCCGCTGGGTGTGGCTCTGCCGAAGCTGCAGGCCACGAGAAGCTACGGGGCTGAGGTCGTACTGCAGGGCACCGATGTTGAGGCGGCGCTGAAAGCGGCGAAGGAATTCTCAGAGACGACTGGCGCGCTCTTTATTCCTCCCTTCGACGACAAAGACATCATTACGGGCCAGGGAACGATTGCCCTCGAAGTGCTCGAGGTCGAGCCCGACATCGAAACGCTCATCGTGCCGATCGGAGGCGGCGGGCTCATTTCTGGCGTTGCCGCGGCCGCGAAGCAGTGGGCGGCCCGCGAGGGCAAGACGATGCGCGTGATCGGTGTGCAGGCCGAGACGACCGCCGCATTCCTCCCGGCACTCAGCGCAGGTGAGCCAGTCACGATCAAGGCAACGCCCACGATCGCCGATGGCATTGCCGTCGCGCGGGCCGGCATGCTGAACTACGGTGTCGTGGCGCAGTACGTCGACGAGATCGTGACGGTGTCAGACGACGACATTGCGCGAGCCATTCTCATTCTGCTTGAGCGGGCGAAGATGGTCGTTGAGCCGGCCGGTGCCGCAGCCGTTGCCGCAATTCTCGCGGGCAAGGTGAAGGCAGTTGGTCAGACCGCGGTGGTGCTCTCTGGCGGCAACATTGACCCGATCCTGCTGCAGCGCGTCATCGGGCACGGCCTCGCCGCAGCCTCGCGGTACCAGAAGCTTCGTATTCTCTTGCCAGACCGCCCGGGCGAGCTCGTACGCACCGCGCAGATCGTTGCCGCAAACGACGCCAACGTTATCGAGGTGCTACACACGCGGCACGGGACGGGGCTGCCCATTAGCGATGTCGAGCTTGAACTGCACATCGAAACGCGCGGCCGTGAACACGGTGAGGCCGTCGTTGCGGCGCTCAGCGCCGACGGTTACGAGGTGCGCCTCGAAGACCGTTACTAG
- a CDS encoding DUF4307 domain-containing protein: MVHNAPPQVSDRYGKTRKKRLDLWIGGVFAGVLVLAGIAFLAFGGLPTSDTSIEFRDIAHTLDDSDTKASLTFEVTAPVQHEVVCQVEALNPSYAVVGSQLVELPRSDERTRIMVQEVRTHNRPTTITVKDCWIQPNDER, encoded by the coding sequence GTGGTTCACAACGCTCCTCCTCAGGTGTCAGACCGGTACGGCAAGACCCGCAAGAAGCGGCTTGATCTGTGGATCGGCGGTGTTTTTGCCGGCGTGCTCGTTCTCGCCGGAATCGCTTTCCTCGCCTTCGGCGGGCTCCCAACCAGCGATACTTCGATCGAATTTCGCGACATCGCCCACACTCTCGATGATTCAGACACGAAAGCTTCGCTGACCTTCGAGGTCACGGCCCCCGTGCAGCACGAAGTCGTGTGCCAGGTTGAGGCACTCAACCCGAGTTACGCCGTCGTGGGTTCGCAGCTCGTTGAGCTCCCCCGTTCTGACGAGCGCACCCGAATCATGGTGCAAGAAGTACGCACGCACAACCGGCCGACGACGATCACCGTGAAAGACTGCTGGATCCAGCCGAACGACGAGCGCTAG
- a CDS encoding 6-phosphofructokinase, with translation MRIGLLCSGGDSPGMNAAIRGAVLRGVDWHGHEMVGFRDGWRGFLDGDEVVLDRSAVRGISPLGGVIIGTSRANPFTSWEGEPEDYDRIRSLMSRSGVDALMLIGGEGTQTVSGMLHRNGIPVIGLPKTIDNDLEGTDATFGFDTAVGIATEAIDRLRTTGESHKRCMVLEVMGRNAGWIALHSGIAGGAHLMLIPERPETLEQVCSWVQHVHDRGRAPLMVVAEGFTLEGHDTVTQQGADAVGRERLGGVGEVLAPLIEQCTGIETRATVLGHVQRGGSPSAFDRVLATRTGIAAADAAENGQWGVVTALKGDRIVLTPLVEVSGRTKTVPDERYDEVRVTFG, from the coding sequence ATGCGAATTGGTCTTCTCTGCTCAGGTGGCGATAGCCCGGGAATGAACGCGGCTATTCGGGGCGCGGTCTTGCGCGGCGTCGATTGGCACGGCCATGAAATGGTCGGGTTTCGCGACGGATGGCGCGGCTTTCTCGACGGCGACGAGGTCGTGCTCGACCGCAGCGCGGTGAGGGGTATCTCGCCCCTCGGCGGTGTCATCATCGGCACGAGTCGCGCGAACCCCTTCACCTCGTGGGAGGGCGAGCCCGAAGACTACGACCGCATTCGCTCCCTCATGAGCCGCTCAGGTGTCGACGCGCTCATGCTCATCGGCGGCGAGGGTACGCAAACGGTTTCTGGCATGTTGCACCGCAACGGCATTCCCGTCATCGGTCTGCCCAAGACGATCGATAACGATCTCGAGGGTACCGACGCGACATTTGGCTTTGATACCGCTGTTGGCATCGCGACCGAGGCGATAGACCGGCTTCGCACGACGGGCGAGTCGCATAAGCGGTGCATGGTTCTTGAGGTGATGGGTCGAAATGCGGGGTGGATCGCGCTGCACTCTGGCATCGCCGGCGGCGCGCACCTCATGCTCATTCCTGAGCGACCTGAAACGCTCGAGCAGGTGTGCTCCTGGGTGCAGCACGTGCATGACCGTGGCCGGGCACCGCTCATGGTCGTGGCCGAGGGCTTTACGCTCGAAGGTCACGACACCGTGACGCAGCAGGGTGCTGACGCAGTTGGCAGGGAACGCCTCGGTGGGGTCGGCGAGGTGCTTGCGCCGCTCATCGAGCAGTGCACCGGCATTGAGACGCGTGCCACGGTGCTTGGCCACGTACAACGAGGCGGATCGCCGAGCGCCTTTGATCGCGTACTCGCGACGCGCACCGGTATCGCTGCTGCTGACGCCGCTGAGAACGGTCAGTGGGGCGTCGTGACGGCGCTCAAGGGTGACCGCATCGTGCTCACACCCCTCGTCGAGGTCTCTGGCAGAACGAAGACGGTTCCCGACGAGCGCTACGACGAGGTTCGCGTCACGTTCGGTTAG
- a CDS encoding AI-2E family transporter: protein MNVSTPQPERDDASEYVPLGMRIAASWAWRLIIIGLAVGALLWLIVQVRIVVIPLLVSVLLAALLRPMVNWVMKIGLPKGVGVLAALLTLLFSVSFLAYLVFTRFQSGFGGLKYATIKAVNQLSSWLENGAFGISFSSDSLRDLFDQGMKLLSVDNMVLWTGALEIGTSVGQFLMGMLLCLFATLFLLIDGERIWMWVLGFLPARAHAGAHAAGKAGWESTGQYVRVQIFVAFVDALGIGIGAAILGLPLVVPLSILVFLASFIPFLGAILTGMLATFVALVYAGPGIALIMLLIVVLVNQIEGHVLQPLVMGNAVRVHPLGVVVGVTTGALVAGIPGALFAVPIIAALNAMVNTLVEGKWRGDPDPVALFHAEHAAKQDLKVQTKLRNKVMKQLQKKPRPKPEPTAEPKEQE from the coding sequence GTGAATGTATCGACTCCGCAACCCGAACGCGATGACGCATCTGAGTATGTTCCGCTCGGCATGCGTATCGCCGCTTCCTGGGCGTGGCGTCTCATTATCATCGGTCTCGCGGTAGGTGCGCTCCTCTGGCTCATCGTTCAGGTGCGCATCGTCGTGATCCCCTTGCTCGTCTCCGTTCTGCTTGCCGCCCTGCTGCGGCCAATGGTCAACTGGGTGATGAAGATCGGGCTGCCCAAAGGCGTCGGAGTGCTCGCAGCCCTCCTCACCCTGCTCTTCTCAGTCTCATTTCTTGCCTATCTCGTGTTCACCCGCTTCCAGAGTGGGTTCGGTGGGCTCAAGTACGCGACCATTAAGGCGGTGAACCAGCTCTCGTCATGGCTTGAGAACGGTGCCTTCGGCATCAGTTTCTCGTCAGACAGCCTGCGTGACCTTTTCGATCAGGGCATGAAGCTGCTGAGCGTCGACAATATGGTGTTGTGGACGGGGGCGCTTGAAATCGGTACGAGCGTCGGGCAGTTCCTCATGGGTATGCTCCTGTGCCTCTTCGCCACGCTCTTTTTGCTTATCGACGGCGAACGCATCTGGATGTGGGTGCTCGGCTTCCTGCCGGCACGCGCGCATGCTGGCGCACACGCCGCGGGTAAGGCCGGCTGGGAATCGACGGGCCAGTACGTGCGCGTGCAGATCTTTGTGGCCTTTGTCGACGCGCTCGGCATCGGCATCGGCGCCGCGATTCTCGGCCTGCCTCTGGTCGTGCCGCTCTCGATTCTCGTGTTCCTCGCCTCGTTCATCCCCTTCCTCGGCGCAATCCTTACGGGTATGCTCGCGACCTTTGTCGCGCTCGTGTATGCGGGCCCTGGTATCGCGCTCATCATGCTGCTCATCGTCGTCCTGGTCAACCAGATCGAGGGTCACGTGCTACAGCCTCTCGTGATGGGCAATGCGGTGCGTGTGCACCCGCTCGGAGTCGTGGTCGGTGTGACGACGGGCGCCCTCGTCGCCGGTATTCCAGGCGCGCTCTTCGCGGTGCCGATTATCGCCGCGCTGAACGCCATGGTGAACACGCTCGTCGAGGGCAAGTGGCGAGGCGACCCAGACCCCGTGGCGCTCTTTCACGCAGAGCACGCCGCGAAACAAGACCTCAAGGTGCAGACGAAGCTGCGCAACAAGGTCATGAAGCAGTTGCAAAAGAAGCCCAGGCCGAAACCTGAGCCTACGGCCGAACCGAAGGAACAAGAATGA
- a CDS encoding aldehyde dehydrogenase family protein, translated as MNDQRPIQVHVNALRNTFRDGVTRPLSWREGQLRALDRMLVECEAEIEQALFDDLGKSPVESQVAEIGFLRTEIAYALKHLRSWAAPSRVSVPAVVMPATAWITPEPLGTVLVIAPWNYPLMLALSPVIGAIAAGNCVVVKPSELAPNTSKVIAERLVTYLDVRAVRVIEGGVEETTELLEHRFNHIFYTGNGRVGRIIARAAAEHLTPTTLELGGKSPLYIDESVPLAAAAKRIVWAKFMNAGQTCVAPDYVLGSRETLAALEPHLARAVERMYGTAIHDNPDFGRIVSERHCERLIDFLGDGRVVTGGSYRLSDRFIAPTVLADVSRDAPVMREEIFGPILPLIEVSDLSDAIDLVNEGDSPLSAYVFSTDPETRHRWEAETSSGALTFGAPVLHLTVPELPFGGVGESGMGAYHGKRSFDLMSHAKPVLSKPLKPDTLGPTIMPPFTEAKERIVRDVLGKLR; from the coding sequence ATGAACGATCAGCGCCCGATCCAAGTACACGTTAACGCCCTGCGAAACACGTTTCGTGACGGAGTGACACGGCCGCTGTCGTGGCGCGAGGGGCAGCTTCGTGCGTTAGATCGAATGCTCGTTGAGTGCGAGGCCGAGATCGAGCAGGCACTCTTCGACGATCTCGGGAAGTCGCCGGTCGAATCACAGGTCGCCGAAATCGGGTTCTTGCGCACCGAGATTGCGTATGCGCTCAAGCACCTGCGCTCGTGGGCGGCGCCGAGCCGAGTCTCCGTGCCAGCGGTGGTCATGCCAGCGACCGCGTGGATCACCCCAGAGCCTCTCGGCACGGTTCTCGTGATTGCACCGTGGAATTACCCGCTCATGCTGGCCCTCTCGCCCGTCATCGGAGCGATCGCCGCGGGGAACTGCGTGGTCGTGAAGCCGAGTGAGCTTGCACCGAACACCTCAAAGGTGATTGCTGAGCGGCTCGTCACGTACCTTGACGTGCGGGCCGTGCGGGTCATCGAGGGCGGGGTCGAAGAGACGACCGAGCTGCTCGAGCACCGTTTCAACCACATCTTTTACACGGGTAACGGCAGGGTAGGGCGCATCATTGCGCGCGCTGCGGCCGAGCACCTCACGCCAACAACGCTCGAACTGGGCGGCAAATCACCCCTCTACATCGATGAAAGCGTGCCGTTGGCCGCTGCCGCAAAACGAATCGTCTGGGCAAAGTTTATGAACGCGGGCCAGACCTGCGTGGCTCCCGACTACGTACTCGGGTCGCGAGAAACCTTGGCCGCGCTCGAGCCGCACCTCGCCCGAGCGGTTGAACGAATGTACGGCACCGCGATCCACGATAATCCTGATTTCGGGAGAATCGTGAGCGAACGGCATTGCGAACGGCTCATCGACTTTCTCGGCGATGGCAGGGTTGTGACGGGCGGCTCGTATCGACTGAGCGATCGTTTCATTGCGCCCACCGTTCTTGCCGATGTTTCGCGCGATGCCCCGGTCATGCGCGAAGAGATTTTCGGCCCGATTCTGCCGCTCATCGAGGTGAGCGACCTCAGCGATGCCATTGACCTGGTGAACGAGGGCGACTCACCCCTCAGCGCCTACGTGTTCAGCACCGACCCCGAGACGCGCCACCGGTGGGAGGCAGAGACCTCATCGGGAGCGCTCACCTTCGGCGCGCCAGTGCTGCACTTGACCGTTCCCGAACTGCCCTTCGGCGGTGTCGGCGAGAGCGGCATGGGGGCGTACCACGGCAAACGTTCGTTCGACCTCATGAGTCACGCGAAGCCGGTGCTCTCAAAACCGCTCAAACCAGACACCCTGGGCCCCACGATCATGCCGCCCTTCACCGAAGCGAAAGAACGCATCGTGCGCGATGTGCTCGGCAAGCTGCGGTGA
- the greA gene encoding transcription elongation factor GreA has product MSSTPSANWLTQESYNRLSAELENLKTNGRKEIAKRIEEAREEGDLKENGGYHAAKDEQGMMEARIRDLEEKLKNVEVREAPQSKGIVELGTVITANIFGDEETFLLANREFEQGTGDLDVYSGDLDVYSGDSMLGAAILGLKIGEKTSYVAPNGKDIPVEIIAVNTYEG; this is encoded by the coding sequence ATGTCGTCGACACCCAGCGCAAACTGGCTCACCCAAGAGTCATACAACCGACTTTCTGCTGAGCTCGAAAACCTCAAGACGAACGGGCGCAAAGAAATTGCGAAGCGCATTGAAGAGGCACGCGAAGAGGGCGACCTGAAAGAGAACGGCGGCTACCACGCTGCGAAAGATGAGCAGGGCATGATGGAAGCGCGCATTCGCGACCTCGAAGAGAAGCTCAAGAATGTTGAGGTTCGCGAGGCCCCTCAGAGCAAGGGCATCGTTGAGCTCGGCACCGTCATCACCGCCAACATCTTCGGCGACGAAGAGACCTTCTTGCTCGCGAACCGCGAGTTCGAGCAGGGCACCGGCGACCTCGACGTGTACAGCGGCGACCTCGACGTGTACAGCGGCGACAGCATGCTCGGCGCCGCCATTCTCGGCCTGAAAATCGGCGAGAAGACCTCGTATGTCGCGCCCAACGGAAAAGACATTCCCGTCGAGATCATCGCGGTTAACACCTACGAGGGTTAG